In Nitrospirae bacterium CG2_30_53_67, a single window of DNA contains:
- a CDS encoding D-arabinose 5-phosphate isomerase, translating to MKPKNRDVIATAKKALKIEAEAILAMMDRVDERFSQAVQAIYDCKGRVVVTGMGKSGHIARKIASTFSSTGTPALFFHPAEGVHGDLGMIVKGDVVLALSNSGETEELSVILPLIKRQGNVLIAMTGDAGSTLAKRSDIVLDVGVKKEACPLDLAPTASTTAALAMGDALAAALLDKRGFKAEDFALLHPGGTLGKKLLLKVSDVMHVGNEVPKVKVSDLMKDVIYEITSKKLGMTTVVSEKGEFKGIITDGDLRRFLEKEIGKRSDPLSKKAGDVMTRSPKTIEKDALAAKAVQIMESYSITSLVILNHSKEPAGVVHLHDLLKAGVV from the coding sequence ATGAAGCCTAAAAATCGAGACGTGATTGCAACGGCGAAGAAGGCCCTTAAGATCGAGGCCGAGGCCATTCTCGCCATGATGGACCGAGTGGATGAGCGCTTCAGCCAGGCGGTCCAAGCCATTTACGACTGCAAGGGCCGGGTGGTCGTGACCGGTATGGGAAAGTCAGGCCATATCGCCAGGAAAATCGCTTCCACTTTCTCCAGCACCGGGACCCCGGCCTTGTTTTTCCATCCGGCCGAGGGGGTGCACGGCGACCTGGGGATGATCGTTAAAGGTGATGTGGTCCTGGCCCTCTCCAACAGCGGCGAGACCGAAGAGTTGTCCGTGATCCTCCCCCTGATCAAACGCCAGGGAAATGTCCTGATCGCCATGACCGGGGATGCCGGTTCTACCCTTGCGAAACGGAGCGATATCGTACTTGATGTCGGGGTAAAGAAAGAGGCCTGCCCTTTGGATCTTGCCCCCACGGCAAGCACCACCGCGGCCCTGGCCATGGGCGATGCCCTGGCCGCGGCCCTGCTGGATAAAAGGGGATTCAAGGCCGAAGATTTTGCCCTGTTGCATCCCGGCGGGACCCTGGGTAAGAAACTCCTGCTCAAGGTTTCGGATGTGATGCACGTCGGGAATGAAGTGCCGAAGGTCAAGGTTTCCGACCTCATGAAGGACGTCATTTATGAGATCACTTCAAAGAAACTCGGGATGACGACCGTCGTGAGCGAAAAGGGTGAATTCAAGGGGATCATCACCGACGGGGACTTAAGGAGATTCCTGGAGAAAGAGATCGGCAAAAGGTCCGATCCTCTCTCAAAAAAGGCCGGAGACGTGATGACCAGGAGCCCCAAGACCATCGAGAAGGACGCATTGGCCGCCAAGGCCGTCCAGATCATGGAGAGCTACTCCATTACCTCCCTGGTCATCCTGAACCATTCAAAGGAACCGGCAGGTGTGGTCCATCTGCATGATCTGTTAAAGGCCGGAGTCGTATAG
- a CDS encoding CTP synthase has protein sequence MAVKFIFVTGGVVSSLGKGLASASMGALLESRGLTVTLQKLDPYINVDPGTMSPFQHGEVYVTDDGTETDLDLGHYERFTHAKLTRNSNYTTGKIYYSVIMKERRGDYLGGTVQVVPHITNEIKESILSAAHDVDVMIVEIGGTIGDIESLPFLEAIRQFRQDVGRRNVIYVHLTLVPYIRAAGELKSKPTQHSVKELLQIGIQPDILLCRTEHSLPDDLKKKIALFCNVDHDAVIAAMDVETIYEVPLILHRDGLDDKIMELLALENGKQDLTAWEDLVERIKHPAYNVTIGLVGKYVDLRESYKSLNEALTHGGAANDARVNIKWVDAEEIEMHGAEMHLHDVDGILVPGGFGDRGIEGKIAAVNYARTQKIPFFGICLGMQCAVIEFARYVCRLEYANSSEFDPATPHPVIYLLEKWRDFKNNSIQERSESSDKGGTMRLGAYPCVLSEGSFSYEAYGSREISERHRHRYEFNNQYQNILKEHGLQIAGVSPDGELVEMIEVKDHPWFVGCQFHPEFKSRPMNAHPLFRAFVKASLLHKQRQGVSVK, from the coding sequence ATGGCAGTAAAATTTATCTTCGTGACCGGCGGGGTGGTCTCCTCCCTGGGCAAAGGGCTGGCCTCGGCTTCCATGGGGGCTCTCCTCGAGAGCCGGGGGCTCACGGTGACTCTGCAGAAGCTCGATCCTTATATCAATGTTGATCCGGGAACCATGAGCCCGTTTCAGCACGGAGAGGTGTATGTCACCGACGATGGGACCGAGACCGACCTGGACCTGGGGCATTATGAGCGGTTCACCCATGCCAAGCTGACCCGCAACAGCAACTATACCACGGGGAAGATCTACTATTCGGTCATCATGAAGGAGCGCCGAGGGGACTACCTCGGAGGGACGGTGCAGGTCGTACCCCATATCACCAACGAGATCAAGGAATCCATCCTCTCCGCTGCGCACGACGTGGACGTGATGATCGTGGAGATCGGAGGGACCATCGGGGATATTGAGTCTCTCCCTTTCCTGGAAGCCATCCGGCAGTTCCGGCAGGACGTGGGCCGCCGGAATGTGATCTATGTTCACCTGACCCTGGTCCCCTATATCCGTGCGGCAGGGGAGCTCAAGAGCAAGCCGACTCAGCACAGTGTCAAGGAACTCCTTCAGATCGGAATACAGCCTGATATCCTCCTTTGCCGGACCGAGCACTCCCTGCCCGACGATCTGAAGAAGAAGATCGCCCTTTTCTGTAATGTGGACCACGATGCGGTGATTGCGGCCATGGATGTGGAGACCATCTATGAGGTTCCCCTGATTCTGCACCGTGATGGGCTGGATGACAAGATCATGGAACTGCTCGCTCTGGAGAATGGGAAACAGGACCTGACGGCATGGGAGGATCTGGTTGAGCGGATCAAACATCCCGCATACAATGTCACGATCGGTCTGGTTGGGAAATACGTGGATCTTCGTGAATCCTACAAGAGCCTGAACGAGGCCCTGACCCACGGCGGTGCGGCCAACGATGCGAGGGTCAACATCAAGTGGGTGGATGCCGAAGAGATAGAGATGCACGGGGCCGAGATGCACCTGCATGACGTGGACGGGATTCTGGTTCCGGGAGGTTTCGGGGACCGAGGGATCGAAGGGAAGATCGCCGCCGTCAATTATGCGAGGACTCAGAAGATCCCCTTCTTCGGGATCTGCCTGGGGATGCAGTGCGCGGTGATCGAGTTCGCCCGCTATGTATGCCGTCTCGAATATGCCAACAGCTCGGAGTTTGATCCGGCCACGCCCCATCCGGTGATTTACCTTTTGGAGAAGTGGAGGGATTTTAAGAACAACTCCATTCAGGAACGAAGCGAAAGTTCGGACAAAGGGGGGACCATGCGTCTGGGGGCCTACCCGTGCGTCCTCTCCGAGGGGTCCTTCTCCTATGAGGCCTACGGGAGCCGGGAGATCTCCGAGCGGCACCGCCACCGCTATGAGTTCAACAACCAGTATCAGAATATTTTAAAGGAGCATGGACTGCAGATCGCAGGGGTTTCCCCGGACGGGGAGCTTGTGGAAATGATCGAGGTAAAGGATCACCCATGGTTTGTGGGCTGCCAGTTCCATCCGGAATTCAAATCCAGACCTATGAATGCGCATCCCCTGTTCCGTGCATTTGTGAAGGCTTCTCTGCTGCATAAGCAGAGGCAGGGTGTGAGTGTCAAGTAA
- a CDS encoding 3-deoxy-8-phosphooctulonate synthase has translation MTAIVKIGPVTVGGGAPLVLIAGPCVIESEALTMKTAEALKKTAEDAGISLIFKSSYDKANRSSYSSFRGPGLKAGLKILQRVREELSLPVVSDVHVQEEIHQAAEVLDVLQIPAFLCRQTDFVMQVARAGRPVNVKKGQFMAPWDMKNVVEKIRHAGNQRVMITERGTSFGYNNLVADMRALPILRGFDVPVIFDGTHSVQLPGGQGTSSGGQREFVPFLTRAAVAAGVDGIFLEVHPEPDKALSDGPNMLPLKDLPDLLSQVKEIDDMIRRGRENIG, from the coding sequence ATGACTGCTATAGTAAAGATCGGGCCGGTTACCGTCGGGGGAGGCGCTCCCCTGGTCCTGATCGCGGGCCCCTGCGTGATCGAAAGTGAAGCCTTGACCATGAAGACAGCCGAGGCCCTGAAGAAGACGGCCGAAGATGCGGGGATTTCCCTGATCTTCAAATCATCTTATGACAAGGCCAACCGGTCTTCTTACTCATCCTTCCGGGGGCCGGGCCTGAAGGCCGGGCTCAAGATCCTGCAGCGGGTTCGCGAGGAGCTTTCCCTTCCCGTCGTTTCTGATGTCCATGTTCAAGAGGAGATCCATCAGGCCGCGGAGGTCCTGGACGTGCTTCAAATTCCAGCGTTCCTGTGCAGGCAGACCGATTTCGTCATGCAGGTTGCCCGTGCCGGCCGGCCGGTCAATGTGAAAAAGGGGCAGTTCATGGCGCCTTGGGATATGAAAAATGTGGTAGAGAAGATCCGGCATGCAGGAAACCAAAGGGTGATGATCACCGAGCGGGGGACCAGCTTCGGATACAACAATCTTGTGGCCGACATGCGTGCGCTTCCGATCCTGCGCGGGTTTGATGTGCCCGTGATCTTCGACGGTACGCACAGCGTGCAGCTTCCCGGCGGTCAGGGGACCTCTTCCGGCGGGCAGCGGGAGTTTGTGCCTTTTCTTACGCGCGCGGCCGTTGCCGCCGGTGTGGACGGGATCTTCCTGGAGGTTCATCCGGAGCCTGATAAGGCTTTGTCCGACGGTCCCAATATGCTCCCTTTGAAAGACCTCCCGGACCTTTTGTCCCAAGTCAAGGAGATTGATGATATGATCAGGAGAGGAAGGGAAAACATAGGATGA
- a CDS encoding 3-deoxy-D-manno-octulosonate cytidylyltransferase: RPMIQWVYERVSRASLIQDVIVATDDRRIRDAVLAFGGRCVMTSPSHVTGTDRLAEAAQDLKAGIIVNVQGDEPLIEPGVIDACIRPMMDGGAFPAATPCTRIKSRDELINPDVVKVVMDRDGFALYFSRSPIPYDRDHGPIEVDVTGNLFFKHIGIYVYRRDFLLKYSRMAPTPLEVREKLEQLRILENGYKIRVVETEYDSISVDTEEDLRRVQDLSRHCRVPGVIP, encoded by the coding sequence AGGCCCATGATTCAATGGGTCTATGAACGGGTGAGCCGTGCTTCTCTAATTCAAGATGTGATCGTGGCCACGGATGACCGCAGGATCCGAGATGCGGTGCTGGCATTCGGCGGGCGGTGCGTGATGACGTCTCCTTCGCATGTAACAGGCACGGACCGGCTTGCCGAGGCGGCCCAGGATTTGAAGGCCGGCATCATCGTCAATGTCCAGGGGGATGAGCCGTTGATCGAACCCGGTGTCATAGACGCCTGCATCCGCCCCATGATGGATGGAGGGGCCTTCCCGGCGGCGACCCCATGTACAAGAATTAAGTCCAGAGATGAGCTGATCAATCCCGACGTGGTCAAGGTGGTTATGGACCGGGACGGGTTTGCGCTCTATTTCTCCAGATCCCCGATCCCCTATGACCGGGATCACGGCCCGATCGAAGTGGATGTGACTGGGAACCTCTTTTTCAAGCATATCGGGATTTATGTCTATCGGAGGGATTTTCTGCTGAAGTACAGCCGCATGGCGCCGACGCCGCTCGAGGTTCGGGAGAAGCTGGAACAGTTGAGAATCCTGGAAAACGGGTACAAGATTCGGGTGGTGGAGACCGAGTACGATTCGATCTCCGTGGATACGGAGGAGGATTTAAGGAGGGTGCAGGACCTCAGTCGTCATTGTCGGGTCCCCGGTGTCATCCCCTGA
- a CDS encoding nucleoside triphosphate pyrophosphohydrolase has protein sequence MYHQTGMNKLLSIMDQLRSDKGCPWDRKQTMESLKPFLIEETYEVLEAIESGDKDRVREELGDLLLQIVFLSQIGREEQAFSFEDVVQGINEKLLRRHPHVFGDEKAENAEEVLHRWEQIKREEKKGKERRSILDGIPQALPALIRAGRLQDRAARVGFDWKETSEVLNKVEEEFQELKHALKKNDPSEIEHELGDILFALVNLSRFIRVSSEDALRKSTQRFISRFQYIEEYAVRNELKLHTLSLQEMDRLWEEAKSLEKSQ, from the coding sequence ATGTACCATCAGACCGGAATGAACAAGCTTCTATCCATCATGGACCAGCTTCGCTCCGACAAGGGCTGCCCCTGGGACAGGAAGCAGACCATGGAATCACTCAAACCCTTTCTGATCGAGGAGACCTACGAGGTGCTGGAGGCGATCGAAAGCGGAGACAAGGATCGGGTCAGAGAAGAGTTGGGGGACCTGCTCCTCCAGATCGTCTTTCTTTCCCAGATCGGAAGGGAAGAACAGGCCTTTTCCTTTGAGGATGTGGTTCAGGGGATCAACGAAAAGCTTTTAAGAAGGCACCCGCACGTATTCGGGGATGAAAAGGCGGAGAACGCCGAAGAGGTGCTCCACCGCTGGGAACAGATCAAGCGGGAGGAGAAGAAAGGCAAGGAGCGGCGGTCTATCCTCGATGGGATCCCGCAGGCCCTTCCCGCCCTGATCAGGGCGGGCCGCCTTCAGGACCGGGCCGCCCGCGTCGGATTTGACTGGAAAGAAACCTCCGAGGTCCTCAATAAGGTGGAGGAAGAGTTTCAAGAGCTGAAACATGCCTTAAAGAAAAACGATCCATCGGAGATCGAACACGAACTCGGAGATATCCTCTTCGCTCTCGTGAATCTCTCCCGGTTCATCCGGGTCAGTTCGGAAGACGCCCTGAGAAAGTCCACACAGCGTTTCATCTCCCGGTTCCAGTATATCGAAGAGTACGCCGTCCGGAACGAGTTGAAACTCCATACGCTTTCTCTTCAAGAGATGGACCGTCTCTGGGAGGAAGCAAAGAGCCTGGAAAAGAGTCAGTGA